Proteins co-encoded in one Myripristis murdjan chromosome 4, fMyrMur1.1, whole genome shotgun sequence genomic window:
- the hapln4 gene encoding hyaluronan and proteoglycan link protein 4: MLSAKPPPLTLGKMSFMAMILTFVLSVTSLPADIEKGRRKVVHVLEDDTGAVIVQTAPGKVVTHRGGSITLPCRFHHEPESTDPSRIRIKWTKVTDALQFEDVFVALGRQQRVFGSYRGRVSLEQAGPGDASVIIHNVTLQDYGRYECEVTNDMEDDTGFVNLDLEGVVFPYYPRTGRYKLNYHQAEDACKQQDAILASHSQLHKAWLEGLDWCNAGWLEDGSVQYPISHPRDQCGRKDNPAGVRNYGYRHKEDERYDAFCFTSNLNGKVYFLKRFKKMNYAEAVKACVRDGSVVAKVGQLYAAWKIQLFDRCEAGWLEDGSIRYPIVNPRSRCGGPQPGVRHLGFPDKKFRLYGVYCFRKNKEEGAGGTPTRRPAESSTRRKSSNSMPMNATRVI, translated from the exons CTTTCAGCTaagcctcctcctctgacccTTGGAAAAATGTCCTTCATGGCTATGATCCTGACCTTCGTCCTGTCTGTGACCTCCCTGCCGGCCGATATAGAGAAGGGACGGAGAAAGGTGGTACATGTGCTGG AGGATGACACTGGTGCGGTGATTGTGCAGACAGCTCCTGGTAAGGTGGTGACACATCGCGGTGGCTCCATCACTCTGCCTTGTCGCTTCCACCATGAGCCAGAGAGCACCGACCCTTCCCGCATCAGAATCAAGTGGACCAAGGTGACAGACGCCCTGCAGTTTGAAGATGTCTTTGTGGCACTTGGAAG GCAGCAGCGTGTGTTTGGATCGTATCGGGGCCGCGTGTCATTGGAGCAGGCGGGGCCGGGTGACGCTTCAGTGATAATCCACAACGTCACACTGCAGGACTACGGACGCTACGAGTGTGAAGTCACTAATGACATGGAAGATGATACAGGATTTGTCAACCTTGACCTAGAAG GAGTGGTGTTTCCCTACTACCCCCGCACGGGGCGCTATAAGCTCAACTACCACCAGGCAGAGGACGCATGCAAACAGCAGGATGCCATCCTGGCCTCTCACTCCCAACTACACAAG GCCTGGCTGGAAGGTTTGGACTGGTGTAATGCAGGATGGCTGGAGGATGGCTCAGTCCAGTACCCCATCTCCCATCCCAGAGACCAGTGCGGACGAAAGGACAACCCTGCTGGCGTTCGCAACTACGGCTACAGGCACAAGGAGGACGAGCGCTACGATGCTTTCTGCTTCACCTCTAACCTCAATG GCAAAGTGTACTTCCTGAAACGCTTTAAGAAGATGAACTATGCCGAGGCTGTGAAGGCGTGCGTTCGCGATGGTTCTGTGGTGGCCAAAGTGGGTCAGCTGTACGCCGCGTGGAAGATCCAGCTGTTTGACCGCTGTGAAGCCGGCTGGCTGGAGGACGGCAGCATCCGCTATCCAATAGTCAACCCCCGCTCCCGCTGTGGAGGGCCACAGCCAGGTGTCCGACACCTGGGCTTCCCTGATAAGAAGTTCCGCCTCTATGGTGTCTACTGTTTCCGCAAGAACAAGGAGGAGGGAGCAGGTGGTACTCCGACGAGACGCCCCGCTGAGAGCTCCACaaggaggaagagcagcaaCAGCATGCCCATGAATGCCACCAGAGTGatttaa